The following are encoded in a window of Halorubrum sp. PV6 genomic DNA:
- a CDS encoding DUF3592 domain-containing protein, translated as MGNESGVNINGPDTLKGALLLMLIGIAIISYGGYDHVQQTEAVRDAVEVDATITELDIEADSGTSSNPGANYDPVVEFEYSYNENEYTGTKIYPADIEQNYETQSSAESAIEEYEQGTQTTAYVSPDQPGDAFLKNQTSSAPIIAIVLGGLFTLFATVSAVKKV; from the coding sequence ATGGGCAACGAATCAGGTGTGAATATTAACGGCCCCGATACCCTCAAAGGTGCGTTGCTGCTCATGCTCATCGGGATTGCGATCATCAGCTACGGCGGATACGATCACGTACAACAGACGGAGGCAGTTCGAGACGCAGTCGAGGTTGATGCGACTATCACCGAACTCGACATCGAGGCGGACAGCGGAACGTCATCAAACCCAGGTGCGAATTACGATCCGGTGGTTGAGTTTGAATACAGCTATAATGAAAACGAATACACTGGAACAAAGATCTATCCTGCAGATATTGAACAGAACTACGAAACGCAATCAAGCGCCGAATCAGCTATTGAGGAGTACGAACAGGGGACACAGACAACCGCATATGTTTCTCCCGACCAGCCGGGAGATGCGTTTTTGAAAAATCAAACGTCGAGCGCACCGATAATCGCGATTGTACTCGGTGGATTATTCACCCTCTTCGCAACAGTTT